The genomic segment ACTAATTACCAAAGTTTTTAATCCTAATTTAAGCAAATAGTGATTGAAATAATTAAGCTCATTCATATATACTTTGTAAAATGCCAGAGATTAAGCCCATAAACACGAGTTTAGAGTTAAATTAAGCATCAACTTGTCATTTTCCAGTCCACATTCTGCAAAATGATTAATTTGGGGAACCCAAATGTTGTCTAATCctaaaaattatagaataaaTGTACCTCACTCACTGTAAGCAAATCTATCGAAAAATCTAATTAATTAGTATCATAGAATTGTTAGAATTCCATGAACTGCCACGATTCATCCATGTTCCACAAGCTGTCCACCATGCCATTGCCAAACCAGTTGTTCTGAGCCGAATCCGACCCGGCAACATTCGGGTCTTCAAAATCCGGCATGGATGCCGAGCTAAACATCTCTGTATCAAACCCAATATTGCTGTCGAGATTGTAACAGCAATCACTCTTACTCATGGCTTGAAACGGACTCTCTGGGTTAATCTGAGGGATTATGGTTTCAGAGATGGCGTTCATCTGCGGGCTGGTGCATTGTTCCAAGGGGAAGCTCCAGAGAGGATGATGATCGAGGCCGTTGGGTGTTGCTTGATCAATGGGGGGAAACGGTTTGATCAGAGTCGGAGGCTGCTGCTGGTTCGGGGACGGATGAAAGGTGTGAGaaggagatgatgatgatgcttgCAACTTCTGGAGCAGCCTCGGCATCCAGAGGCACTGGATCACTTCCTGGAAGGCTTTGCTGTTTGAATCAATCTTCAGCCGCCTCGCCTGTTTCTGCACCTGTGTTCTCCAGTAGTTCTTGATCTCGTTGTCCGTCCTCCCCGGCAAATGCTGCGCAATCTTGGACCATCTGGTGAAGAGTTTGGGAACAGTTGGAATCAAAAGACAATGTTGTCAGCAACAGTGGTGAGTTGCTTTGCTGTGTTGATGGGACTAATTGGGAACTGTTCTTATGTCAACTTATTCATCATAATCGGATGATTAAAACAGAAGCCATTAGAATGGGAAGTACCTGTTGCCCCACTTGGAGTGGAGTTCGAGGATCAAGAGCTGCTCCCGGGGGGTGAGATTGCCGCGCTTAACGTCGGGTTTAAGGTAATTCAGCCATCGCAGCCGGCAACTCTTGCCGGTTCTCCTCAAacctaattataataataagataattatCGAAACTAATTACTTGGTGAGATAATTAAACCTCAAGATAATCAAAGAAGATTGAAAACCCAATTAATTATTACCAGAACGCTTGGCAAGCATGTTCCAGCGGCCTTCGCCATGGCAAGAGATGTATTGGATGAGAAGGGTGTCTTCTTCAAGAGTCCATGGACCTCTTCTGAGCTCAGCTTCTTCATCACTGGATGCAGTAGT from the Diospyros lotus cultivar Yz01 unplaced genomic scaffold, ASM1463336v1 superscaf1, whole genome shotgun sequence genome contains:
- the LOC127793042 gene encoding myb-related protein 305-like, which translates into the protein MSSLRKCSASRTTATTLTTASSDEEAELRRGPWTLEEDTLLIQYISCHGEGRWNMLAKRSGLRRTGKSCRLRWLNYLKPDVKRGNLTPREQLLILELHSKWGNRWSKIAQHLPGRTDNEIKNYWRTQVQKQARRLKIDSNSKAFQEVIQCLWMPRLLQKLQASSSSPSHTFHPSPNQQQPPTLIKPFPPIDQATPNGLDHHPLWSFPLEQCTSPQMNAISETIIPQINPESPFQAMSKSDCCYNLDSNIGFDTEMFSSASMPDFEDPNVAGSDSAQNNWFGNGMVDSLWNMDESWQFMEF